A DNA window from Niabella yanshanensis contains the following coding sequences:
- a CDS encoding TonB-dependent receptor family protein: MRYFLMALGLLFTATVIAQGGGQMPGGSIYGKVVDSATGKGLEAASIQIYQTQLPGRAGTDGGGDSASKTSKDILVTGMLTAANGDFRLENIPAMGRYKLVISGVGHKTHTRPFSFIDPKMMSGGKPDMQAIMGALDKDLGNIKLATDVEVLSGVTVTASKPAVQLGIDRKIYNVENNLTSAGGTATDVLKNVPSVNVDIDGNISVRNASPQIFVDGRPTTLTLDQIPADQIASVEVITNPSAKYDASGGTAGILNIVLKKTRTVGYNGSLRAGIDERGRYNFGGNLNVRQGKFNVFANVGYNQRKTISDGTTERNTFLNDTTVNLYQTDRAIGDGRFLFARAGFDYFLDNRNTLTLSGMTVDGKFDNVNTSDILTTNRYPAGSDQSRIARTSDANFGFNMKGGAVGFVHNFPKNGHQLTADGQYNKSNNNSKNLLNNNIFAVNGGPQTGTFRQLQEGAGNNERINAQIDYTNPLTDKTKLEAGVRYNQTKTFSENVLSRYENGGFVRSNDASAKFNFTDQVYAAYANFSSKIGEKFGYQLGLRLESSEYNGQFFSGAGYSKTDQFKIAYPASLFPSVFLSYQLSQSQQLQLNYSRRINRPGFFQLFPFITDYSDTLNLSLGNANLRPEFTNSFELSYSKTFDKSNNLIVSTYYKHTDDLITRYQTRGVHPLTSDSVILNTFLNANSSFVGGLEIVSKNAPAKWWDLTTNVNVYTSKINVNDPLVPTADQIYSWFAKINNSFKLPKNFTLQVSGDYNSKTVLAPGGSGNSGGGGGRGGFGGTVSGNAQGYSMPTYGVDVAVKFEFLKGKTASVTLSGSDIFKTRVSDIYTNAGFFNQHQYRVRDQQFFSINFAYRFGKFDASLLKRKNLKAEQEGMQGGMQGMPQ, translated from the coding sequence ATGCGATACTTTTTGATGGCCCTGGGCCTGCTTTTTACAGCGACTGTTATAGCCCAGGGTGGTGGACAAATGCCCGGGGGCTCTATATATGGTAAAGTAGTGGATTCGGCAACCGGCAAGGGCCTGGAAGCAGCATCTATACAGATCTATCAAACCCAACTACCCGGCCGTGCCGGTACGGACGGGGGCGGGGACTCTGCTTCCAAAACTTCTAAAGATATATTAGTAACCGGTATGCTTACGGCAGCCAATGGCGACTTCCGACTGGAGAATATCCCGGCTATGGGCCGGTATAAGCTGGTGATTTCGGGTGTGGGGCATAAAACGCACACCCGTCCATTCTCCTTTATCGATCCTAAAATGATGTCGGGCGGTAAGCCGGACATGCAGGCGATCATGGGCGCGCTGGATAAAGACCTGGGCAATATTAAGCTGGCCACGGACGTTGAAGTGCTTTCGGGTGTAACCGTTACTGCATCCAAACCTGCGGTACAGCTGGGTATCGACCGGAAGATCTATAATGTGGAAAACAACCTGACTTCCGCGGGGGGTACTGCTACTGATGTATTGAAAAATGTACCTTCTGTAAATGTGGACATCGATGGTAATATCAGTGTACGTAATGCCAGCCCGCAGATTTTCGTGGACGGCAGACCTACTACCCTTACCTTAGACCAGATACCTGCCGACCAGATTGCCAGCGTGGAAGTAATTACCAATCCTTCTGCCAAGTACGATGCATCAGGTGGTACAGCAGGCATTTTAAATATCGTATTAAAGAAAACCCGTACGGTGGGTTACAACGGATCTTTGCGCGCAGGTATTGATGAGCGGGGCCGGTATAATTTTGGCGGTAATTTAAATGTGCGCCAGGGAAAATTTAATGTGTTTGCCAACGTAGGTTATAATCAACGGAAAACTATTTCAGACGGTACTACCGAAAGAAACACTTTTTTGAACGATACTACTGTTAATTTGTACCAGACTGACCGCGCCATTGGCGATGGCCGCTTTTTGTTTGCACGTGCCGGTTTTGATTATTTCCTGGATAACCGGAATACCTTAACCCTGTCTGGTATGACGGTGGATGGAAAGTTTGATAATGTTAATACCAGCGACATTCTCACTACCAACCGTTACCCCGCTGGCAGCGATCAGTCGAGAATTGCAAGGACATCCGATGCGAATTTTGGCTTTAATATGAAAGGCGGTGCGGTAGGATTTGTGCACAATTTTCCTAAAAACGGGCACCAGTTAACCGCTGATGGCCAGTACAACAAAAGCAATAATAACAGTAAGAATCTTCTGAACAACAACATATTTGCGGTTAATGGCGGCCCTCAAACCGGCACATTCAGACAATTGCAGGAAGGCGCCGGTAATAATGAGCGGATTAACGCGCAGATCGATTATACAAATCCACTAACTGACAAGACGAAACTGGAAGCGGGTGTTCGTTATAATCAAACGAAAACCTTTAGCGAAAACGTTTTATCCCGTTATGAAAACGGCGGCTTTGTACGAAGCAATGACGCTTCTGCCAAGTTTAATTTTACTGACCAGGTATATGCGGCCTATGCTAATTTCTCGAGCAAGATCGGTGAAAAATTTGGCTACCAGTTGGGCTTGAGATTAGAAAGCTCCGAGTACAACGGGCAATTTTTCTCAGGAGCAGGTTATAGTAAAACGGATCAATTTAAAATAGCTTACCCCGCCAGTCTTTTCCCCAGTGTGTTTCTATCGTATCAATTGTCCCAATCGCAACAGCTGCAACTTAATTACAGCCGCCGTATCAACCGGCCGGGTTTCTTCCAGCTGTTCCCTTTTATTACAGACTATTCCGATACGCTTAACCTGAGCCTGGGTAATGCCAACCTGCGCCCGGAGTTCACCAATTCCTTCGAACTATCTTACTCAAAAACTTTCGACAAATCCAATAACCTGATCGTATCTACCTATTACAAACATACCGACGACCTGATTACCAGGTATCAAACCAGGGGTGTTCATCCGCTCACCAGCGATAGCGTTATACTCAATACTTTTTTGAACGCTAATTCGAGCTTCGTGGGTGGATTGGAAATTGTATCGAAAAACGCTCCTGCCAAATGGTGGGACCTTACTACTAATGTAAATGTGTATACTTCCAAGATCAATGTCAATGATCCATTGGTACCTACGGCCGACCAGATCTATAGCTGGTTTGCGAAAATCAATAACAGCTTTAAATTACCCAAAAATTTCACTTTACAGGTTTCGGGAGATTATAATTCTAAAACTGTTTTAGCGCCGGGCGGTTCGGGCAACAGCGGCGGTGGTGGTGGTCGCGGCGGATTCGGAGGTACGGTTAGTGGCAACGCACAGGGTTATAGTATGCCTACCTATGGCGTAGATGTTGCGGTGAAGTTTGAATTTCTCAAAGGCAAAACAGCATCTGTTACTTTAAG